The following are encoded in a window of Gloeothece citriformis PCC 7424 genomic DNA:
- a CDS encoding glycosyltransferase family 2 protein, which produces MKFHALLPIRDEEDIIKQCLEHLLTWADAVYIFDTGSVDDTWEIVLDFSSKDKRIIPIRKEPVYFAETKLRGYMFHWARQYMKDGDWFLRVDADEFHHLSPPEFVKTRLHKYETIVYHQYYDFQLTQAEVKAWERGDETLADRKKPIEERRRYFIPSNYTEPRLCRYRTTMKWPITCSFPINAGFLAKERLPIRHYPHRDPVQLKRRYILRSIMMADKINQKNWGKPEEHHWSKADWRKAVISNDDPKLQYWQPGTDLPEYKFTNHLKPPHIRLVQRLVHTFLLPLLDLTRPSFPNDAQPQPIGEEINKLLFEELSIV; this is translated from the coding sequence ATGAAATTTCATGCTTTACTTCCTATTCGTGATGAAGAAGATATCATTAAACAGTGTCTTGAACATCTATTAACATGGGCTGATGCTGTGTATATTTTTGATACAGGCAGTGTCGACGATACATGGGAAATTGTGCTAGATTTTTCCTCTAAAGATAAACGTATAATTCCGATACGTAAAGAGCCAGTTTATTTTGCTGAAACTAAGCTACGGGGTTATATGTTTCACTGGGCACGTCAGTACATGAAAGATGGAGACTGGTTTTTACGAGTCGATGCTGATGAATTTCATCACCTATCGCCACCAGAGTTTGTCAAAACACGATTACACAAATACGAAACCATTGTCTATCACCAGTATTATGATTTCCAACTAACTCAAGCCGAAGTAAAAGCATGGGAAAGAGGAGATGAAACTTTAGCAGATCGTAAAAAACCTATTGAAGAGCGTCGACGCTATTTTATTCCTAGTAATTATACTGAACCTCGGTTATGTCGTTATCGCACAACAATGAAATGGCCAATTACTTGTTCTTTTCCAATAAATGCTGGTTTTCTTGCCAAAGAAAGACTTCCTATTCGACACTATCCCCATCGTGATCCTGTTCAATTAAAGCGTCGGTACATTCTGCGCTCTATTATGATGGCTGATAAAATTAACCAGAAAAATTGGGGAAAACCAGAAGAACATCACTGGTCAAAAGCTGACTGGAGAAAAGCAGTTATCTCTAATGATGATCCTAAACTCCAATACTGGCAACCGGGCACAGATTTACCAGAATATAAATTTACCAATCATTTGAAGCCACCCCATATCCGTCTGGTACAACGGCTAGTTCATACTTTCTTGCTTCCTCTACTCGATCTTACCCGTCCATCTTTTCCTAATGATGCTCAACCTCAACCAATTGGGGAGGAAATTAACAAATTACTTTTTGAAGAATTGAGTATAGTTTAA
- a CDS encoding glycosyltransferase family 2 protein, producing the protein MTLNQKLTHCVSIGITTKNRWQDLQTTLTKIAEFGLEELPILIFDDGSDQPCSFDLSVLPFKDISLKRFTESKGLITRRNQLAQAIQTKYYLSLDDDSYPVSGSLQNAVEFAESRLDLLCLSFPIYNPILGHYQNHSLQQQPYQVRFFVGCGHLLHRENFLQLKGYREELIHQGEEMEIAARAFQEGYYCYHFPNFEIHHTNSNISRNWWRMDFYGSRNQVLWNDWYVPSQLELIKQSRTFVSRVSQSFKVRRIGSIQGEMIGIRETYTYKNYRQKMSLELFKRWEGLPRS; encoded by the coding sequence ATGACATTAAATCAAAAGTTAACCCATTGCGTATCCATTGGGATTACAACTAAAAATCGTTGGCAAGATTTACAAACTACACTCACTAAAATAGCTGAATTTGGCTTAGAAGAATTGCCGATTTTGATCTTTGATGATGGTTCCGACCAACCTTGTTCATTTGATCTATCTGTATTACCATTCAAAGACATATCCCTCAAAAGATTTACCGAATCGAAAGGGTTAATCACTCGGCGCAACCAATTAGCTCAGGCAATACAGACCAAGTATTACTTAAGCTTAGATGATGACTCTTATCCGGTTTCTGGCTCCTTGCAAAATGCTGTAGAATTTGCAGAATCTCGGCTAGATTTACTCTGTCTGAGTTTTCCAATTTATAATCCAATCTTGGGTCATTATCAGAATCATTCCTTGCAACAACAGCCTTATCAGGTCAGATTTTTTGTAGGTTGTGGTCATCTCCTCCATAGAGAAAATTTTTTACAGCTAAAAGGCTATCGTGAAGAACTTATCCATCAAGGAGAGGAGATGGAAATAGCGGCTAGAGCTTTCCAAGAAGGCTATTATTGTTATCACTTTCCTAATTTTGAGATCCATCACACAAACTCAAATATTTCTCGCAATTGGTGGCGAATGGATTTTTATGGTTCACGCAACCAAGTTTTATGGAATGATTGGTATGTACCTAGTCAGCTAGAATTAATTAAACAAAGCCGTACTTTTGTTTCTAGAGTAAGCCAATCTTTCAAAGTAAGACGTATAGGTTCAATACAAGGAGAAATGATTGGAATTCGGGAAACTTATACTTATAAAAACTATCGGCAAAAAATGTCTTTAGAGCTTTTTAAACGATGGGAAGGCTTGCCTAGGAGCTAA
- a CDS encoding glycosyltransferase family 4 protein: MSSLIKVFLVCTGVGIINRGIETFARECFDGLKGSSGLQMKLFKGAGLQQPDEYRLWNIPRTSNIANILGKCVQRNGYVVEQWSSFFPLIPHLKKEKPDIIFYSDSNLGFQLYWWRKQIGVPYKLLFSNGGPCGPPFSRTDHVHQVAPFYREIALAAGEPASKHSLVPYGINVPDGLPLFDDQVRSHSKTKLGLPSDRPIVLSVGWISAQHKRMDYTINEIASLPEPRPYLVMLGYIDDNSQAIIDLARRQLGESGFTARCVPYEQVAQYYQVADVFALGSLQEGFGRVYLEALIQGLPCIVNDHPVMRYVLDTQGTFADLSKLGSMAQAITDILKQPRSPEVMIKRREYVWERFSWKNLAPYYLEMFGKCLQQKVNILRQP, encoded by the coding sequence ATGAGTAGCCTGATTAAAGTATTTCTTGTCTGCACTGGCGTAGGCATCATAAATAGAGGGATTGAAACTTTTGCCCGTGAGTGTTTTGATGGACTCAAGGGAAGTTCTGGATTACAAATGAAACTTTTTAAAGGTGCTGGTCTTCAACAGCCAGATGAATATCGGTTGTGGAATATACCTCGCACTAGCAATATAGCTAACATTTTAGGCAAGTGTGTTCAGCGAAATGGCTATGTAGTTGAACAATGGTCTTCATTTTTTCCCTTAATCCCCCATCTTAAAAAAGAAAAGCCAGATATTATTTTTTATAGTGATTCTAATCTCGGTTTTCAACTCTATTGGTGGCGAAAACAGATAGGTGTTCCTTACAAATTGCTGTTTTCTAATGGAGGTCCGTGTGGCCCACCTTTTTCTAGAACCGATCACGTGCATCAGGTAGCCCCTTTTTACCGAGAAATAGCCCTAGCCGCAGGAGAACCAGCCTCTAAGCATTCCCTTGTCCCCTATGGCATTAATGTACCAGATGGACTCCCGTTATTTGATGATCAGGTACGTTCTCACTCTAAAACTAAGTTGGGTTTACCGTCCGATCGCCCGATTGTCCTCAGTGTTGGTTGGATCAGTGCTCAACATAAGCGCATGGATTATACGATTAATGAAATTGCCTCTCTACCTGAACCTAGACCCTACTTAGTGATGTTGGGTTACATCGATGACAATAGCCAAGCTATTATTGATTTGGCTCGTCGTCAACTGGGTGAAAGCGGATTTACAGCCCGTTGTGTACCTTATGAACAAGTAGCCCAATATTATCAAGTTGCCGATGTATTTGCCCTTGGTTCGCTACAAGAGGGGTTTGGACGAGTCTATCTAGAAGCCTTAATTCAGGGGTTGCCCTGTATTGTCAATGATCACCCTGTTATGCGCTATGTTTTGGATACTCAAGGGACTTTTGCTGATTTATCTAAGCTAGGTTCTATGGCTCAAGCTATAACTGACATTTTAAAACAACCGCGATCACCTGAAGTCATGATTAAGCGACGAGAGTATGTCTGGGAACGGTTTAGTTGGAAAAATCTAGCTCCTTATTACTTAGAAATGTTTGGTAAGTGTCTTCAACAAAAAGTAAATATCTTAAGACAACCATGA
- a CDS encoding glycosyltransferase family 4 protein, translated as MKNTKILVAQLGARKHYQEPLLFHHWGILDRLYTDFYSGHSSVTKLLQHPKIYNYLPNIIKKSLDRYEPQLKNATIIHFPLFAYQYLQALKKASSDKTSEIFIWSGQEFCQQIIKYGLGNANVIYGFNSACLELFEYAKSQGIYCILDQTLADYSLVYQLLTEEDKIWTEWSLTPFTVNQGDLKLMEREHQEQDLADHIICGSNFVKDSLITRGVDAQKVSVVPLGRLKDNITYSDPPIIQTPLIRGDGLRILFVGSVNLRKGIPYLLEALRQIKGQIPFTCKIVGSLEIKPERLAEYRDVCDFIGRIPRSQIKDLYTWADVLVLPSLCEGSAMVTYEALSLGVPIITTYHSGSIVRDGQDGFIIPIRNSKAIGDKLITSYQKRCYCQETTKTQDYLKFVSQDSESKLRQLLTLT; from the coding sequence ATGAAAAACACTAAAATTTTAGTTGCACAACTAGGAGCTAGAAAACACTATCAAGAACCTCTTTTATTTCATCATTGGGGAATTTTGGATAGACTCTACACAGATTTTTACTCAGGTCATAGTAGCGTAACTAAGTTATTACAGCATCCTAAAATCTATAACTATTTGCCTAACATTATTAAAAAATCACTAGATCGATATGAACCTCAGCTTAAAAATGCCACAATTATTCACTTTCCTCTCTTTGCTTACCAATATTTACAAGCTTTGAAAAAGGCTTCATCTGACAAAACCTCAGAAATCTTTATTTGGTCAGGTCAAGAATTTTGTCAGCAAATTATTAAGTATGGTTTAGGAAATGCTAATGTGATTTATGGGTTTAATAGTGCTTGTTTAGAATTGTTTGAATATGCTAAAAGCCAAGGAATTTATTGTATTTTAGACCAAACTTTAGCTGATTACTCCCTTGTTTATCAACTTTTAACAGAAGAGGATAAGATATGGACAGAATGGTCATTAACTCCTTTTACTGTTAATCAAGGCGACTTAAAGTTGATGGAGCGAGAACATCAAGAACAAGACTTAGCTGATCATATTATATGTGGCTCTAATTTTGTCAAAGATTCTTTAATTACTAGGGGAGTTGATGCTCAAAAAGTCTCAGTCGTGCCATTAGGTCGTTTAAAAGATAATATAACCTACTCAGATCCCCCTATAATCCAAACACCACTCATACGAGGAGATGGGTTAAGAATATTATTTGTCGGTTCTGTTAATTTACGCAAGGGAATTCCTTATTTATTAGAAGCTTTGCGCCAAATTAAAGGACAAATTCCTTTTACCTGTAAAATTGTAGGTTCTCTTGAAATTAAACCTGAGCGTCTTGCTGAGTATAGAGATGTCTGTGATTTTATAGGAAGAATTCCTCGTTCTCAAATCAAAGATTTATATACTTGGGCTGATGTTTTAGTGTTACCTTCTCTTTGTGAAGGTTCAGCAATGGTTACTTATGAAGCATTAAGTTTAGGCGTACCTATTATTACAACTTATCATTCGGGGTCTATTGTTAGAGATGGACAGGATGGTTTTATTATCCCAATCCGCAATTCAAAAGCAATAGGAGATAAATTAATAACAAGCTATCAAAAAAGGTGCTATTGTCAAGAGACCACTAAAACTCAAGATTATCTAAAATTCGTTTCTCAAGATTCCGAGTCTAAACTTAGACAACTATTAACACTTACATAA
- a CDS encoding exostosin domain-containing protein has protein sequence MRVLATTAYPEAPSLSYFLEYAQQDQLKIHTLVNDPELADIIIFVDPPNPDDDFFLTKLFDHPWLKHFWYKFIVYNERDEPFTILPGLYTSLLKSQWNPKRHRPCVYLQVPNQFVGKSFSYKKDLLGSFMGSSRTHPLRKKLLSLNFSELYLEDTTNYWFFGNTKNPQAHDNQTKSQKLKYAEIMARSKFVLCPRGKSPSSFRVYEALMSGAVPVIISDEWIQPDGPNWQEFCIFVPENNIENIENIVQSSESKYEQMVQLGKMAYNEWLSPNVRFHHMIESASLILKNPRWTEQIWQNLPCKVYAKRKIFYIAKTSLKLFKNMKNIKKI, from the coding sequence ATGAGAGTTCTTGCTACTACTGCTTATCCTGAAGCTCCCAGCTTAAGTTATTTCTTAGAATACGCGCAACAGGATCAGTTAAAAATTCATACCTTAGTGAATGATCCTGAGTTAGCAGATATAATTATCTTTGTAGATCCGCCAAATCCAGACGATGATTTTTTTCTGACTAAGCTATTTGATCATCCCTGGCTTAAACATTTTTGGTATAAGTTTATTGTTTATAATGAACGAGATGAACCCTTTACTATCTTACCAGGTTTATACACAAGTTTACTCAAAAGTCAGTGGAATCCCAAACGTCATAGACCCTGTGTTTACCTTCAGGTGCCTAATCAATTTGTAGGAAAATCATTTTCTTATAAAAAAGACTTGTTAGGTAGTTTTATGGGGTCTTCTAGAACTCATCCTCTTCGCAAAAAATTGCTTAGTTTGAATTTTAGCGAACTTTATTTAGAAGACACTACTAACTATTGGTTTTTCGGTAATACGAAAAATCCTCAAGCTCATGATAATCAAACAAAATCTCAAAAATTGAAATATGCGGAAATTATGGCACGGAGTAAATTTGTCTTGTGTCCTAGAGGAAAAAGCCCATCATCTTTTCGAGTTTATGAAGCTTTAATGAGCGGTGCTGTACCTGTAATTATATCTGACGAATGGATACAACCAGATGGTCCAAATTGGCAAGAGTTTTGTATATTTGTTCCTGAAAACAATATTGAAAATATTGAAAATATCGTTCAATCTTCGGAATCCAAATATGAACAAATGGTTCAGCTAGGGAAAATGGCTTATAATGAGTGGCTTAGTCCAAATGTTCGTTTTCATCATATGATTGAAAGTGCATCTCTAATTCTAAAAAATCCACGATGGACGGAACAAATATGGCAAAATTTACCTTGTAAGGTGTACGCTAAAAGAAAAATATTTTATATAGCAAAGACAAGTTTAAAACTATTTAAAAACATGAAAAATA